One part of the Sardina pilchardus chromosome 5, fSarPil1.1, whole genome shotgun sequence genome encodes these proteins:
- the LOC134079676 gene encoding gap junction delta-2 protein-like yields MGDWSILGRFLTEVQNHSTVIGKIWLTVLLIFRILLVALVGDAVYSDEQSKFTCNTLQPGCNNVCYDTFAPVSHLRFWVFQIVLVSTPSIFYIVYVLHKIAKDEKLEVDKVPAIAGGPTADDFSLAQVKLDAEDTTDASASAPVFSSGPDDTWGPPLGSESVGQNLLEDGVPVVRKDPTELSSQVLLIYIVHVVLSSIMEITFLVGQYYLFGFEVPHLFRCETYPCPNRTDCFVSRATEKTIFLNFMFSISLGCFILNIVELHYLGWVYIFRVLCSACSTCCTPHRSPLERLGLYPDHNPLLLQLKHSLQSRVVLQAPATMVQERSCAVPAYTPAISFQTDSTLQCTSRRGLDDKEHCKVKLAKLGRGEKSWL; encoded by the coding sequence ATGGGAGACTGGTCCATTCTTGGTCGCTTCCTAACGGAGGTGCAGAACCACTCGACGGTCATCGGTAAGATCTGGCTGACCGTGCTGCTGATCTTCCGCATCCTGCTGGTGGCGCTAGTGGGCGATGCGGTGTACAGCGACGAGCAGTCCAAGTTCACCTGCAACACGCTGCAGCCCGGCTGCAACAACGTCTGCTACGACACCTTCGCGCCCGTCTCCCACCTGCGCTTCTGGGTCTTCCAGATCGTCCTGGTCTCCACGCCGTCCATCTTCTACATCGTCTACGTGCTGCACAAGATCGCCAAGGACGAGAAGCTGGAGGTGGACAAGGTGCCGGCCATCGCCGGGGGTCCGACCGCCGACGACTTCTCGCTGGCGCAGGTGAAGCTGGACGCGGAGGACACCACGGACGCCAGCGCGTCCGCTCCGGTCTTCAGCTCGGGCCCCGACGACACCTGGGGCCCCCCGCTGGGCAGCGAGAGCGTGGGGCAGAACCTGCTGGAGGACGGGGTCCCTGTGGTGCGGAAGGACCCCACCGAGCTGTCCAGCCAGGTGCTGCTCATCTACATCGTCCACGTGGTGCTCAGCTCCATCATGGAGATCACCTTCCTGGTGGGCCAGTACTACCTGTTCGGCTTCGAGGTGCCGCACCTGTTCCGCTGCGAGACCTACCCGTGCCCGAACCGGACCGACTGCTTCGTGTCGCGCGCCACCGAGAAGACCATCTTCCTCAACTTCATGTTCAGCATCAGCCTGGGCTGCTTCATCCTCAACATCGTGGAGCTGCACTACCTGGGCTGGGTCTACATCTTCCGCGTGCTCTGCTCCGCCTGCTCCACCTGCTGCACCCCTCACCGGAGCCCCCTGGAGAGGCTGGGGCTCTACCCCGACCACAACCCCCTCCTGCTGCAGCTCAAGCACTCCCTCCAGAGCCGGGTGGTGCTGCAGGCCCCCGCCACCATGGTCCAGGAGAGGAGCTGCGCCGTGCCGGCCTACACCCCCGCCATCTCCTTCCAGACGGACTCCACGCTGCAGTGCACGTCCAGGAGGGGGCTGGACGACAAGGAGCACTGCAAGGTCAAGCTGGCCAAGTTAGGCAGGGGAGAGAAATCCTGGCTGtaa